A stretch of the Chloroflexota bacterium genome encodes the following:
- a CDS encoding TIGR03987 family protein produces the protein MDPAASMIMAAALVFYSIGVWSERFAGRLKLWHLAFFVLGLICDTWGTGLMLEFAGGLTFDVHGISGLIAILLMLIHAVWAGIVLLRKDEQAIQNFHRFSVAVWVIWLIPYFSPMLFQIGG, from the coding sequence ATGGATCCAGCAGCAAGCATGATTATGGCAGCCGCACTAGTGTTTTATTCGATTGGGGTTTGGAGTGAGCGCTTCGCAGGCCGCTTGAAACTCTGGCATTTGGCCTTCTTTGTGTTGGGGCTGATCTGTGATACCTGGGGAACGGGGTTAATGCTCGAATTTGCAGGCGGCCTGACCTTCGACGTTCACGGTATCAGCGGGCTGATCGCAATATTGCTGATGCTCATCCACGCTGTATGGGCAGGGATTGTGCTGCTTCGAAAAGATGAGCAAGCGATCCAGAATTTTCACAGATTTAGCGTTGCAGTTTGGGTGATTTGGTTGATACCATATTTCAGCCCGATGCTTTTTCAAATTGGCGGCTGA